The Nostoc sp. 'Lobaria pulmonaria (5183) cyanobiont' genome window below encodes:
- a CDS encoding NAD(P)/FAD-dependent oxidoreductase: protein MVVSLEKNAPHRVVVVGGGFGGLYTAKALKKANVNVTLIDKRNFHLFQPLLYQVATGALSPADISAPLRSVFSKSKNTKVLLGEVNDIDPKAQEVILGDEVIPYDTLIVATGANHSYFGKDNWKEFAPGLKTVEDAIEMRRQIFSAFEAAEKETDPEKRRALLTFVIVGGGPTGVELSGAIAELAYQTLTEDFRSINTSEARILLLQGGDRILPHIAPELSKVGAESLQKLGVAVYTNTRVTNIENSTVTFKQGDELTEITAKTILWAAGVQGSPMGKALAKSTGVECDRDGRVIVEPDLSIKDYKNIFVVGDLGNFSHQNGKPLPGVAPVAKQQGEYVAKLIKRRLQGETLPQFRYNDVGTLAMIGQNLAVVDLGIIKLKGFIAWLFWLVIHIYFLIEFDTKVVVAIQWGWNYITRNRRSRLITGRESFVEAKTVNNRVQQPSGTPL from the coding sequence ATGGTAGTCTCACTTGAAAAGAATGCACCACATCGGGTTGTTGTCGTTGGTGGCGGCTTTGGTGGACTGTATACAGCAAAAGCTTTGAAGAAAGCAAATGTAAATGTTACTCTCATTGATAAACGTAACTTTCACCTATTTCAGCCGCTTTTATATCAAGTAGCTACAGGTGCGCTATCACCTGCTGATATTTCGGCACCATTGCGATCTGTATTCAGCAAAAGCAAGAATACAAAAGTGTTGTTGGGAGAGGTAAATGATATCGATCCAAAAGCACAAGAAGTTATTCTGGGTGATGAAGTAATACCTTATGACACATTAATTGTCGCCACAGGTGCTAACCATTCCTATTTTGGTAAAGATAACTGGAAAGAATTTGCTCCTGGCTTGAAAACTGTTGAAGATGCCATAGAAATGCGTCGTCAGATATTTTCGGCATTTGAAGCGGCAGAAAAAGAAACCGATCCCGAAAAACGCCGTGCTTTGTTGACTTTTGTGATTGTGGGGGGTGGGCCCACTGGTGTAGAATTATCCGGGGCGATCGCAGAATTGGCATACCAAACTCTCACAGAAGATTTCCGCAGCATCAACACCTCAGAAGCGAGAATTTTACTATTGCAAGGGGGCGATCGCATCCTCCCACACATTGCGCCAGAGTTATCGAAAGTAGGAGCAGAATCTTTGCAAAAGTTGGGTGTGGCTGTCTACACTAACACCAGAGTCACAAATATTGAAAATAGCACCGTTACTTTCAAGCAAGGCGATGAATTGACAGAAATTACCGCAAAAACTATCTTGTGGGCAGCAGGTGTTCAAGGTTCGCCTATGGGGAAAGCCCTAGCAAAAAGCACAGGTGTAGAGTGCGATCGCGACGGACGTGTGATTGTAGAACCGGACTTGTCTATTAAGGATTATAAAAACATTTTTGTCGTGGGAGATTTAGGTAACTTCTCCCATCAAAATGGTAAACCCTTACCTGGTGTTGCACCTGTAGCCAAACAACAAGGAGAGTATGTAGCTAAACTGATTAAACGCAGGCTTCAAGGTGAGACTTTGCCACAATTTCGTTACAATGACGTGGGTACTTTGGCGATGATTGGGCAAAATTTAGCTGTTGTAGATTTAGGCATAATCAAACTCAAAGGTTTCATTGCTTGGCTCTTTTGGCTAGTAATTCACATCTACTTCTTAATCGAGTTTGACACTAAAGTAGTAGTAGCAATTCAGTGGGGATGGAATTATATTACTCGTAATCGTCGCTCTAGATTGATTACAGGTCGAGAAAGTTTTGTAGAAGCAAAAACTGTTAACAATAGGGTGCAACAGCCTTCTGGGACACCTCTGTAA
- a CDS encoding LysR family transcriptional regulator — protein sequence MDTLTSMKVLLQVVESGSFVAAAERLNLSTAMTSKHVMHLERNLGARLLNRTSRHLSLTEAGTVYYEQCREMLDKLEMVEAAVRQSAVVARGVLKISAPVWFANPLFTKALAKYRSRYPDVLLDLNLNDRVVDLVEEGFDLALRVTTEEPASSLITRRICPIQFILVGSDDYLQRNGYPKTPSELSKHLSISYYYSQFADEILFEGSNGRETVKLPVSIRSNNTTMLYQATLAGMGLAVLPKWLIEDDLTSQRLEVLKLDYTLATSSLYAVYTNRRYLSPKIRTFVDFLAEHFSGITEMENNV from the coding sequence ATGGACACCTTAACGAGCATGAAAGTATTGCTTCAGGTGGTGGAATCGGGAAGTTTTGTGGCAGCCGCCGAGCGGCTCAACTTATCCACAGCCATGACCAGCAAGCATGTGATGCACTTGGAACGAAACCTTGGGGCACGTTTGTTGAATCGAACCAGCCGACACTTAAGCCTAACCGAGGCAGGAACGGTCTATTATGAGCAATGCCGGGAAATGCTTGATAAATTGGAAATGGTGGAGGCAGCGGTGAGGCAATCAGCCGTCGTCGCGCGTGGCGTACTCAAGATCAGCGCCCCAGTTTGGTTCGCTAACCCGTTATTCACTAAAGCCTTGGCGAAGTACCGCTCTCGCTATCCAGACGTTTTGCTAGACCTGAATTTGAATGATCGGGTGGTGGACTTGGTGGAAGAAGGATTCGACTTGGCGTTACGTGTCACGACTGAGGAACCCGCTTCTTCACTGATCACGCGACGCATTTGCCCAATTCAATTCATATTGGTCGGCTCAGATGACTATTTGCAAAGAAATGGATACCCAAAAACTCCCAGCGAACTGTCAAAGCATCTAAGCATCAGCTATTACTACTCGCAGTTTGCCGATGAGATACTCTTTGAGGGTTCTAACGGGCGGGAGACTGTCAAACTGCCAGTCTCCATCCGCTCCAACAACACTACCATGCTGTATCAGGCGACCCTAGCCGGTATGGGGTTGGCGGTTTTGCCAAAGTGGTTGATTGAAGATGATCTTACCAGCCAACGATTGGAGGTGCTGAAGCTGGACTACACGTTGGCAACCTCATCTCTTTATGCTGTCTATACGAATCGGCGATACCTATCACCCAAAATAAGGACTTTCGTAGATTTTCTAGCTGAACATTTTTCTGGCATCACCGAGATGGAAAACAACGTTTGA
- a CDS encoding nuclear transport factor 2 family protein, translating to MSQNNELTVIDRFTIFEQLNMHQRCIDKGWGREQVDLYNRLYWPEAKFHVNDLRTSTFEGFEGMKQMFDYAHSVFPMDKWFHSMGAFEISGSGDRAEAHWRWFVSWKAEHVGTVSTGTYDDIFERRDGVWKCLERTSKSDPNWPVDLFQPFLDQADITFKAS from the coding sequence ATGTCTCAGAACAACGAACTCACGGTGATCGACCGCTTTACTATCTTCGAGCAGTTGAACATGCATCAGCGATGTATCGACAAGGGTTGGGGGCGCGAGCAGGTCGACCTCTACAACCGCCTTTACTGGCCGGAGGCCAAATTCCACGTCAACGACTTACGTACTTCAACTTTCGAGGGTTTTGAAGGCATGAAGCAGATGTTCGACTACGCACACAGCGTCTTCCCGATGGACAAGTGGTTCCACTCTATGGGCGCGTTTGAAATTTCCGGATCGGGTGACAGGGCCGAAGCGCACTGGCGATGGTTCGTGTCCTGGAAGGCTGAACACGTCGGAACCGTTTCGACTGGCACCTACGACGACATCTTTGAACGTCGCGATGGCGTCTGGAAGTGTCTGGAGCGCACCTCCAAGAGCGATCCCAACTGGCCGGTAGACCTGTTCCAGCCCTTCCTCGATCAGGCAGACATCACCTTCAAAGCGTCCTGA
- a CDS encoding DUF3768 domain-containing protein, with protein MYWKIDYFDKKMEYRSKNPANSSVTIPISNRLTHETLRFIVSVITTNNPQQWSARAERLEILYEVRHYWFRQHWYRARTHLRA; from the coding sequence ATGTACTGGAAAATCGACTATTTTGATAAAAAGATGGAGTATCGAAGTAAGAATCCGGCTAACTCCTCTGTCACTATCCCAATTTCAAATAGGCTGACGCACGAGACTCTACGATTCATCGTGTCAGTTATAACAACAAATAACCCTCAACAATGGTCAGCACGCGCTGAGCGACTGGAGATTCTTTATGAAGTACGCCATTATTGGTTCCGGCAACATTGGTATCGCGCTCGCACGCACCTTCGCGCGTAA
- a CDS encoding NADPH-dependent F420 reductase — protein sequence MKYAIIGSGNIGIALARTFARKNIEVGIANTRGPETLASLKKELGKSVHPQSIQDAFDAEIIFLAVPFPAHKEVAKQLKQWNGKIVVDVTNAFDVAPEELGGLLSTEVVSKAFVGARLVKAFNHLPAKQLGTNPFVEGQRQTVFVSSNDADASATVAAVANQLGFAPVELGSLDQGGVPLHVLGGRPGGLLFQNLVKLG from the coding sequence ATGAAGTACGCCATTATTGGTTCCGGCAACATTGGTATCGCGCTCGCACGCACCTTCGCGCGTAAGAATATCGAAGTCGGAATCGCAAACACCCGTGGACCTGAGACGCTTGCGTCTTTGAAGAAAGAACTCGGTAAGAGCGTCCATCCCCAATCCATTCAAGACGCCTTTGATGCTGAGATCATCTTCCTCGCTGTCCCATTTCCGGCTCACAAGGAGGTGGCGAAGCAACTCAAGCAGTGGAACGGCAAGATCGTTGTCGACGTCACGAATGCTTTTGATGTTGCTCCGGAAGAGCTAGGAGGTCTCCTCTCTACTGAAGTCGTATCCAAAGCGTTTGTCGGAGCGCGCCTCGTGAAGGCCTTCAATCATCTGCCCGCGAAACAGCTTGGAACGAATCCGTTCGTGGAGGGGCAGCGGCAGACCGTGTTCGTATCGAGCAATGACGCCGATGCCAGCGCGACCGTTGCGGCCGTAGCAAATCAGCTTGGCTTTGCTCCAGTCGAACTCGGAAGCCTCGATCAGGGCGGCGTACCCCTTCATGTTCTAGGCGGGCGTCCTGGCGGCCTTCTATTTCAGAATCTGGTCAAGCTCGGCTGA
- a CDS encoding NADPH-dependent F420 reductase: MKVGFIGAGTVTGTFGRHLLTAGHSIVVSNSRGPETLADFVADLGPGAIAGTKQQAAECDIVILATNWVRVDDALKGVDWRGRILIDATNAHVDAVPDISLAGVTRSRAALKERTSSEMVAEMAVGARLVKSISNMPMAWIQDFSPNKPRTVIFTSGDDHEAKQLVMELINSTGLVAVDLGSLATGGAIHEVGAPLSGLDLHFVRRLR; this comes from the coding sequence ATGAAAGTAGGCTTTATAGGCGCCGGTACCGTCACGGGTACGTTTGGCCGTCATTTGTTAACCGCTGGTCACAGCATAGTCGTATCAAATTCAAGAGGACCGGAGACGCTTGCTGATTTTGTTGCTGATCTGGGTCCAGGCGCGATCGCGGGGACGAAGCAACAGGCTGCCGAATGCGACATCGTCATTCTTGCCACGAATTGGGTCCGTGTGGACGATGCTCTAAAGGGAGTTGATTGGCGAGGCCGCATCCTGATCGATGCAACGAACGCACATGTGGACGCTGTGCCGGACATTAGTCTGGCTGGCGTAACCAGATCGCGTGCTGCATTGAAGGAGCGCACCTCTAGCGAGATGGTTGCTGAGATGGCAGTTGGCGCGCGGCTCGTTAAATCGATCAGCAACATGCCAATGGCCTGGATACAGGATTTCTCACCGAACAAACCCCGCACAGTCATCTTCACTTCCGGCGACGACCACGAAGCCAAACAGCTGGTGATGGAGTTGATCAACAGCACCGGCTTGGTCGCGGTTGATCTCGGTTCCCTCGCAACGGGTGGTGCAATACATGAGGTCGGCGCTCCACTATCCGGCCTCGACCTCCACTTCGTCCGCCGACTTCGGTAA
- a CDS encoding nuclear transport factor 2 family protein — protein MSSTPVEIVQALLKDPTNAEVVNRLVSPDAIYVSLSYDNPDLKKLMPWAGTHKDGPASVFKVFQELNTFWNIEAFDIQQIFGEGENVAVFGSFTVHSVKLDKTFISPFSVLAKVKNGLVTYMQYMEDTFGTGSTFRSGGTWTFQSNPDGSEVSVP, from the coding sequence ATGTCTAGTACACCTGTAGAAATCGTCCAAGCCCTTCTCAAAGACCCCACCAACGCTGAGGTCGTCAACCGACTCGTCTCCCCCGATGCCATTTACGTATCACTCAGCTACGATAATCCCGACCTGAAAAAGCTTATGCCTTGGGCAGGCACGCACAAAGATGGTCCGGCCAGCGTCTTCAAAGTTTTCCAGGAACTCAATACCTTTTGGAACATCGAGGCGTTCGATATTCAGCAGATATTTGGCGAGGGCGAGAACGTCGCTGTCTTCGGCAGCTTCACCGTCCATTCAGTGAAACTCGATAAAACGTTCATCTCTCCCTTCTCTGTCCTGGCGAAGGTGAAGAATGGCTTAGTCACCTACATGCAGTATATGGAGGACACCTTTGGCACAGGTTCGACCTTCCGATCAGGTGGTACCTGGACATTCCAGAGCAACCCAGACGGCAGCGAAGTATCAGTGCCGTAG
- a CDS encoding SDR family oxidoreductase, which translates to MDLQLRGKVALVTAASKGLGKATARQFAREGAKVAICARSELIDKTAAEIASETGTEVLSLRADVTSQADIERVINATVEKFGGLDVLVTNAGGPPAGTFDDIDLATWETSINLTLLSAVRLIKYALPHLRQSIAPAILTITSTSTKQPVQNLILSNSIRLAVIGLTKTLSQELGSDKIRVNSILPGWTYTERVEELIDARITKSGETKEAEIARINGTVPLGRIGTPEEFANVAVFLSSPAASFVNGVMLQVDGGIIQSTF; encoded by the coding sequence ATGGATTTGCAACTCCGTGGCAAAGTCGCCTTAGTGACAGCTGCTAGTAAAGGTTTGGGCAAAGCTACAGCGAGGCAATTTGCCCGTGAGGGTGCAAAAGTTGCCATCTGCGCCCGCAGTGAGTTAATTGACAAAACTGCTGCGGAGATTGCCAGCGAAACAGGTACAGAAGTACTATCTCTGCGTGCAGATGTTACTAGTCAAGCAGATATTGAACGGGTAATTAACGCCACAGTCGAAAAATTCGGCGGGTTGGATGTTCTCGTTACCAACGCCGGAGGCCCACCTGCTGGCACTTTTGACGATATCGATTTGGCAACTTGGGAAACTTCGATTAACTTAACTTTGCTGAGTGCGGTACGTCTGATAAAGTACGCTTTACCTCACTTACGCCAATCTATCGCACCAGCAATTTTGACCATCACCTCAACCTCAACTAAACAACCAGTTCAAAATCTGATTTTATCTAATTCCATTCGATTAGCAGTGATTGGTTTAACGAAAACTCTCAGCCAAGAACTGGGTAGCGATAAAATTCGCGTCAACAGCATTCTACCAGGCTGGACATATACAGAACGGGTAGAAGAATTGATCGATGCCCGCATTACTAAAAGTGGTGAAACCAAAGAAGCAGAAATTGCTAGAATCAATGGGACTGTTCCTTTGGGTCGTATCGGGACACCAGAAGAGTTTGCCAATGTTGCGGTATTTCTGAGTTCACCAGCAGCCTCATTTGTGAATGGAGTCATGCTGCAAGTAGATGGCGGAATTATTCAAAGCACATTTTGA
- a CDS encoding NADPH-dependent oxidoreductase, translated as MTNPTELLRSRYGEIPFNPEIEWNDSLTALLSHRSIRSYLSDPLLPGTLELLIAAAQSASTSSNLQTWSVVAVEDQQRKEELSKLAGNQEHIKQVPLFLVWLADLARLSHVADSRGISHDVLEYLEMFVMATIDATLAAQNAAVAAESLSLGTVYIGGIRNRPQEVAEILNLPSSVYAVFGLCVGYPNPEVEAAIKPRLPQSAILHRETYKLAEQEEAIAHYNDIIKEFYTEQKMNVDGDWSEHSAQRIATVEALRGRDRLREALNNLGFKLL; from the coding sequence ATGACTAATCCTACAGAATTACTGCGATCGCGCTACGGTGAAATTCCCTTCAACCCCGAAATTGAATGGAATGATTCTTTAACAGCACTATTATCTCACCGTTCAATTCGGTCTTATCTATCCGATCCTCTACTACCGGGAACTCTGGAATTGCTAATTGCAGCCGCCCAATCTGCATCTACTTCCTCTAATTTGCAAACCTGGAGTGTGGTAGCAGTGGAAGATCAACAGCGCAAAGAGGAATTATCCAAGCTAGCGGGGAACCAAGAACATATTAAGCAGGTTCCTTTGTTCTTGGTTTGGTTAGCAGACTTGGCGCGTCTAAGTCACGTTGCTGACAGTCGCGGCATATCTCATGATGTACTGGAATATTTGGAAATGTTTGTGATGGCAACAATCGATGCAACATTGGCAGCACAAAACGCCGCAGTTGCAGCTGAGTCACTCAGTTTGGGAACAGTATATATTGGCGGAATCAGGAACCGCCCGCAAGAGGTAGCAGAGATATTGAATTTGCCCTCCTCTGTGTATGCTGTATTTGGATTGTGTGTGGGCTATCCGAATCCGGAAGTAGAAGCGGCGATTAAGCCGAGGTTGCCCCAGTCAGCGATACTGCACCGTGAAACCTATAAATTGGCAGAACAAGAAGAAGCGATCGCTCACTACAACGACATCATCAAAGAATTCTATACTGAACAAAAGATGAATGTTGATGGCGATTGGTCAGAACACTCAGCCCAGCGCATCGCAACTGTTGAGGCTTTGAGAGGACGCGATCGCTTGCGTGAAGCTCTCAATAATCTCGGCTTCAAGTTACTGTAA
- a CDS encoding sulfonate ABC transporter substrate-binding protein yields MINQIFSRFIAKWISLIKFRNIPFNNQHKLFFSSPLPIVGAFVTGLCLSLLFAACSSTPTVNAPNPSTTSQGNSADSKATVVRFGYQKTTVLLRTKGVLEKRLAPEGITVQWTEFQAGPQLLEAMNVGSIDIGPVGESPPIFAQAAGTSLTYVVGIAATPASSAILVPQNSQIQKVADLKGKRVAFQKGSSAHLLLVQALEKAGLKYTDIEPKYLAPADARAAFVKGSVDAWVIWDPFYAAAQEATKARVLIDGTGINKQGGYYLMTRKFVTENPQTVKVILEEIQNLEEWSKQNREEVAKTLAPVLGIDLETMKKATNRRTFGIVPIDDNLINLQQGVADTYYKLKLIPKEVNVKDAVLTKEEYAAFSPKYLN; encoded by the coding sequence ATGATTAATCAAATCTTTAGTCGTTTTATTGCCAAGTGGATATCGTTGATAAAATTCAGGAATATCCCCTTTAACAACCAACATAAATTATTCTTTTCTTCTCCTTTACCAATAGTGGGGGCTTTTGTTACAGGTCTTTGTCTGAGCTTGCTATTTGCTGCTTGTTCATCGACACCGACTGTTAATGCACCTAATCCCAGTACCACATCTCAGGGTAATTCTGCTGACAGTAAAGCAACAGTGGTCAGATTTGGCTATCAAAAAACGACCGTTTTGCTGAGAACTAAAGGTGTTTTAGAAAAGCGTTTAGCACCAGAAGGTATCACTGTACAGTGGACTGAATTTCAAGCGGGGCCGCAACTACTAGAAGCGATGAATGTGGGTAGCATTGACATCGGCCCTGTGGGAGAATCACCGCCAATATTTGCCCAAGCAGCGGGGACATCACTAACTTATGTTGTTGGTATTGCGGCTACTCCAGCTAGTTCAGCAATTCTTGTTCCTCAAAATTCACAAATTCAAAAAGTTGCTGACCTGAAGGGCAAAAGAGTTGCCTTTCAAAAAGGATCTAGTGCCCACTTATTATTAGTCCAAGCTTTAGAAAAAGCCGGATTAAAATATACAGACATTGAACCGAAATATTTAGCTCCGGCTGATGCCCGTGCTGCATTTGTGAAAGGAAGTGTAGATGCTTGGGTAATTTGGGACCCATTTTATGCAGCGGCTCAAGAGGCAACTAAAGCCAGAGTCCTAATTGATGGCACAGGAATTAATAAACAGGGAGGATATTATTTGATGACTCGCAAATTTGTCACTGAGAATCCCCAAACTGTCAAGGTAATACTGGAGGAAATTCAAAATCTCGAAGAATGGTCTAAACAGAATCGAGAAGAAGTAGCAAAAACTCTTGCACCTGTGTTAGGAATTGATTTAGAGACGATGAAAAAAGCAACTAACAGGCGGACTTTTGGGATTGTACCAATTGACGACAATCTGATAAATCTACAACAAGGTGTTGCAGATACATATTATAAATTGAAGCTAATTCCCAAAGAAGTAAATGTGAAGGATGCAGTATTGACAAAAGAAGAATACGCTGCATTTTCACCAAAATACTTAAATTAG
- a CDS encoding class II aldolase/adducin family protein, giving the protein MPKYDRPQPPVFEQVEDERLHRKQRLAAAFRLFGKFGFSEGIAGHLTARDPEFTDHFWVNPLGTYFGHIRVSDLILVNREGEVVKGDAEVNQAAFAIHSQIHEARPDVIAAAHAHSLYGKAWSSLGRLLDPLTQDSCAFYEDHALFDDFTGVVLETSEGLRLAQALGSNKAVILRNHSILTVGHTVDEAAFWYISLERSCQAQLLAEAAGRPTTIKHETARLTQTQVGSHVSGWFSFQPLYDRIVREEPDLLN; this is encoded by the coding sequence ATGCCCAAGTACGATAGACCACAACCCCCAGTATTCGAGCAAGTTGAAGACGAACGCCTGCACCGTAAGCAACGCCTCGCCGCTGCCTTTCGCCTGTTTGGTAAGTTTGGGTTCAGCGAGGGAATCGCAGGCCATCTTACAGCTCGTGATCCGGAGTTTACAGACCATTTCTGGGTCAATCCATTAGGAACATACTTCGGTCATATCCGAGTTTCTGACCTGATCTTGGTTAATAGAGAAGGTGAGGTGGTTAAAGGTGATGCTGAAGTAAATCAAGCTGCTTTCGCCATCCATTCTCAGATTCATGAAGCTCGACCTGATGTAATTGCAGCAGCTCACGCCCATTCACTTTATGGTAAAGCCTGGTCTAGTTTAGGTCGTCTCCTTGACCCCTTGACTCAAGATTCCTGTGCTTTTTACGAAGACCATGCGCTATTTGACGATTTCACAGGGGTGGTTTTAGAAACCTCTGAAGGTCTGCGACTGGCGCAAGCCTTGGGGTCAAATAAAGCCGTAATTCTGCGTAACCATAGCATTTTAACTGTGGGACATACGGTAGATGAAGCTGCCTTTTGGTACATTAGCTTAGAGCGATCGTGCCAAGCCCAACTACTAGCTGAAGCTGCGGGTAGACCGACTACGATCAAACACGAAACAGCCCGTTTAACACAAACTCAAGTGGGGTCACATGTAAGTGGGTGGTTCAGTTTCCAGCCCCTTTACGACCGGATTGTGCGTGAAGAACCTGATTTGTTAAATTAG
- a CDS encoding cysteine dioxygenase family protein, producing the protein MTNHTILEPLPEDQWFIESQELRSFVATVREISASTVDDRTQTLARLEPYFQELLAQQQWLPEKFAQVNPESRMGGGIGQWLLYRTKDRSLSVFSLVIPPGSTTPVHDHLAWGLIGLYKGNQEETVYRRVDNGDAEGHAQLRVTEVRWLQPGDIYRLLPPDGDIHAVKTTSQSASVSIHILGNDTGCILRHQFIPESHSVKSFRSGYSNAPCKEEEEKEHAQVR; encoded by the coding sequence ATGACGAACCACACTATTTTAGAACCGTTACCAGAAGACCAATGGTTTATTGAGAGCCAGGAACTACGATCCTTTGTAGCAACAGTGCGAGAAATTAGCGCTAGCACTGTTGACGATCGCACACAAACTCTCGCTAGACTAGAACCCTATTTTCAAGAACTCCTTGCCCAACAGCAATGGCTACCGGAAAAGTTTGCCCAAGTCAATCCCGAAAGCCGGATGGGTGGTGGTATTGGTCAATGGCTGCTTTATCGTACCAAAGACCGTTCCCTGTCAGTATTCAGTTTGGTGATTCCCCCAGGTTCCACAACTCCCGTCCACGACCATTTAGCCTGGGGATTGATTGGTTTATACAAAGGTAATCAAGAAGAAACAGTCTATCGCCGTGTAGATAATGGCGATGCCGAAGGACACGCACAATTACGAGTAACTGAAGTGCGATGGCTTCAACCAGGGGATATCTACCGCCTCTTACCCCCAGATGGTGATATCCACGCCGTCAAAACCACATCCCAGAGCGCATCTGTATCCATCCATATCTTAGGTAATGATACTGGTTGCATTTTACGTCACCAGTTCATCCCAGAATCTCACAGTGTCAAATCCTTTCGCTCTGGATATTCCAACGCTCCCTGTAAAGAGGAAGAGGAAAAAGAACATGCCCAAGTACGATAG
- a CDS encoding RRXRR domain-containing protein, whose amino-acid sequence MTKVFILDVNKQPLYPVRISHARLLLSQGKATVFQRYPFTIILKESLSHLKLEQLGFKIHPGIKINRN is encoded by the coding sequence ATGACTAAAGTATTCATTCTCGATGTCAACAAACAACCGTTATATCCAGTACGCATCAGCCATGCTAGGCTACTATTGTCACAAGGTAAAGCTACTGTATTCCAGAGGTATCCTTTTACTATCATTCTGAAGGAGTCCCTTTCTCATTTAAAACTTGAGCAACTTGGCTTTAAAATTCATCCTGGTATTAAAATAAATCGTAATTGA
- a CDS encoding prevent-host-death protein, with amino-acid sequence MNWKIEEAQQKFSEVIDAAVAEPQLIYNQDKVVAAVIEIEIFQEFLAWQQQQRQRSLADAFTQLRQLCAEENYTIEIPDREDRFNPFVDSLP; translated from the coding sequence ATGAATTGGAAAATAGAAGAAGCGCAGCAAAAATTTTCTGAAGTAATTGATGCCGCAGTTGCAGAACCACAACTGATTTACAACCAAGACAAAGTGGTAGCAGCCGTTATAGAAATTGAAATATTTCAGGAATTCTTAGCTTGGCAGCAACAGCAGCGCCAACGTTCTCTTGCAGATGCCTTTACCCAATTGCGTCAGCTTTGTGCAGAGGAAAACTACACCATTGAAATACCCGATCGCGAAGATCGTTTTAATCCTTTTGTTGATAGCCTACCGTGA